A window of Oryctolagus cuniculus chromosome 2, mOryCun1.1, whole genome shotgun sequence genomic DNA:
TCCAGTGGGCTGGGCTCCACAGTCACCAGGCTGGGGAGAATGACCTTGGACAAGGAGATTGGGGGATTCCCTTCAGTGCCCGGGACCTTGCCAGGCTCTCTGCCCCAGACACCTGTGTGTGTTGCACTCCTGCAGGACAGCCACAGGGGCCGCACACAGGGCTGTTTCCCTCTGAAACTTAACAAAGGTACCTTCCCCAACAACTCAGCCCTTCTCTTCAGGCCcactgcacacatgcacacacacacatgtgcacacacacacacacgtactggTGCCCCGAGTAAGCATGCACACACAGTGACACATTTCCTCACCCCAGGTGAAGGCAGGAGCACCTGCCATGCACACAGACACCCGCCGCCAGGCTGCTGATGTGACACCAGCACCTACTTCCTCCTGCTGAGAACGCCCTCCTGCCTCGCACTGCCGCCCATGCCACCCCAAGTCCACATCCCACACAGTCGCTCATGCTCAGTGTGCCTTgctcacacaacacacacaccctcacaggTGCAcatggcctccctctctcagggGCAGCTGGGAGCGCTCTCAGGATAAGGGTGATAACAGGTTCTCCCCAGCCGTCTCTGGGGACCTCCCTTCCCCAACCTGCAGAAGTGGCCTCTCTTCCAGGCTACATCCTTCCCACCCCCCCAACTGAGAGCCTTATATCTCCCCTGGCCGCATGCCCTCCTCCTTTTGGAGAccagaggctgggcctgggaTTCAGCAGCTGCCCACGGCCTCAgccaggttgggggagggggatacTCACTGACTCGAGGGTGGGTGATATAGTTTCGGGTGACAGCATGTATATGCTCTCGGGCTGTGCCCAGGTCACAGGCACTGCCAGGGAGCCCTCCGGGCCTGCTGTCTACCTTCGTGGCCATGGTGCAGAGACGCCCGGGAGCTGAGTGGCTGAGGTGCTGGAGAGAATCAGCTGAAGCTGGAGTGAgctgcccagcctgccctgcggccacccctcccacctcccctcccactgGGCCCACTCCTCCCCTGCTTGGCTGTAAACACGGAAGCCCAAGCTCTGGCTCCACACAGCCCGGCTGTGCAGATCTGGGACGTAAGCAGTCACTGGGCTGTGGGTGTGGAGGGAGAAGGGCAGAGGGGGAAGACTGGTTTTCCCTCCCCCTGTGCTTGGCTGTTCCTCCACGCCCAATACCCAGTGAGTGGGAATTCACTTCCTCCCCACAGAGTTCTGGGTGGGTGCCTTTAACAGCCTGGTGGTCCTCACCACGTCTCTCCCTGGTCTGCCCATACTCAACTCTGGCAGGCTGCTCTCTTCCCAATGTcgcctcctcctgccctgccccgctcCCCAGCACCTCTCTGCCCTCACTACTCCTGGGTATGTCTTCACCTGCATAATCCCACCGTCATCCTTTTGAACACGTACAGCAGCTCGTTTCTTGTGCCACCTCCCACAGGAGGCCATCCCTGGCTTCTGCAGCACCCTGGATTCACCACACAGCTGATCTCCTTTGGAAGAGAACTCCCTTATTGCCACCAGGAGGCTGGGAGCCCAAAAGCAGCACTTGTGTCTTTGCCATCACACCCGGGTCTCCGTAAGCCTCTCAGTTTcacactgttttttaaaagatgtatcagggctggcattgtggaatagcaggtacagctgctgcctgtgatgctggtatcccacatgggcaccagctgtGTCCCaactgccccatttctgatcctgctccctgctaatggcatggaagaagcaatggaggatggcccaagtggttaggcccctgccacccacgtgggagaccgggatgaagctcctggctaaggcctggcccagtgctggccactgcagtcatctggtgaGTAAAACAGCAGGTTGAAGAACTCTCtcagctggtgccacagctcacttggctaatcctccgcctgtggcgccggctccctgggttctagtcccagttgggacaccggattctgttccggttgctcctcttccagtccaactctctgctgtggcccgggaaggcagaggaggatggcccaagtgcttgggccctgcacccacatgggagaccaggaggaagcacctggttcctggctttggatcagcacagcgcaccagccacagcagccagtggggggtgaaccaacggaaaaggaagacctttctctctgtctctttctcactgtccaactctgcctgtcaaaaaaacaaacaaacaaacaaacaaaaaaaacctctctttctctgtctcttcctctctccaactgtgactttcaaaataaataagccttaaataAGATTTACTGATTGAAACTCAGGtttatagagaaagagatggagagacagaagagatcttccatccactggttcgctctccaaatgcctgcagcagctgggctggaccaggctgaagccaggagccaggagccccatccaggtctcccacatgggaggcggggaaccaggcacttgagccatcacctgctgcctcccaggatgcacatcagcaggaagctgcatcgggAGTAGCCGGTACtcgaaccaggtactctgatgtgggatgtgggcatccccagctccagctgaccccgctgtgccacaatgcccaccctctgTCTCACACAATTGAGAACTTCCTGGTCTCTCCCGGCCTGATTTTAGGATCCTGTCCCACCTCCTTATATACACCTCCAGGATTCCCTACAGCAGTACTGGCCTGACATTTCCAGTCCGTATGCAAAGTGCCTCACGCAGCGGTTAAGTCACTgatggggatgcccacatcccacactggagtgcctgggtcccgtTCTGGcacctgcacttctgatccagcttcctgctagtgcacaccccaggaggcagcagtaatggctcaagtgtttgggttcctgccacacttgtgggagacctggattgagttcctagctcctggttttgatgtGTCCAACCCCAGTCACCACCGAGCCTTATCCCAGCCTGGATTTCTCCTATCCCAGTGGTACCACCCAAGCAGACAGAAGGGACAGTGCCTGGGTGCCCCATTCTGGGAGACTCCAGGAAGACAGCACGGAGCCAGAACAGCAGCGACTGCCTTCCCGAGAGAGCAGACTGTGTTCACATCTCCCTGCCAGAGGCGAGAGCTCACCTTGGCTCTCCAGTCTGAGCTCTGGTTCCAAGACTCACAACTCACATTCCCCCGAAGCTCGCTCACAGTGGGGGTGACCAGACAGGggtggcgggggggtgggggctctgggctGACTGCGGGGGTGGCTCCAGCAAGCTACCCAGGTGACAATGCACACACGTGGGActgacctcagcttcctgctgtgagGTTGtgctacactcagggaaggaaggaaatggaggAAGGCTTTTCCCTGCCGTGCAGCCACCCCTTGGTCTGAACCACCACAGAGTAACAAGTCAAATGACAGTGTTCTGTGCAGAAAAGCCACCTCATCCTGCGCCCTGCTGCAGTGTCTGTTTTGGCAGCCCCTCCGGGTCTTGCCTGGCTTAGCTCTGACGTCCCCTCGGGGCTGTCTACCGCCTGGTCTCACCCTTTACCCTTCAACCCTGGAGAGACTTAGTGTCCCGCCTCAAGCACTTGCACAGTTGAAGGAGCTGGCAGTGGGGTGCCTGGGAGGGCGCTCTCCTGGGGGTGGATGGGCGCCCGGACCGTCCTCGCCctcagctcctgcccctcccactgGAGGTCTCCCTAGACCCTAGGCCCCTTTGCCTTGGCGGTGAGGAcgaggatggagggaaggaggcggTGCCGTCGGGACTGGTTCCCTTCTTGTCATTGttgtccttttatttctgtgaagaCGCACACGCACActgcgctcacacacacacaagctgcgGGACCAAGGCCTTTCGGTCGAGTCTCTGAGCCCGGGGCCGGGGGCCTCCCGCGGGACCTGCTCGGTACCGTCCGCCAGGGCGGTGCCATGCCGGAGGGTCTTAGGTGCTGGCTTTCTTGCCGCCGCCGGGGCTGCCGACTTTCCGGTCCAGCCGGCTGTAGGGCTCGAAGGCCGAGGAACCCAGTTCGTAGCCGGGCGACAGGTCCAGCAGCGGCGCCGCGGAGAAGCATACGGCCGGCAGCgggggcggcagcggcggcgacGCGGCGGCCGCCGGCAGCGGGTGCAGGCGCGGGGAGGAGTTCCTGGGGTCACCCAGCGAGGTGCCTCTGGGGCCGGCAGGCAGGCTTGGCAGGCCAGGGGTCAGCGTCAGGAGGCTGGGCGCCCTGGGCACGGAGAGCAGCCGGCCGTGCTCCAGCAGCCGTAGGATGTTGGAGGTGGCGAAGGCCTCGGAGGCGGAGGAGGACGCCCGCTTCTCCAGGTCTCTGCTctggtctttcttctgtttggtGCGCCGGTTCTGGAACCAGACCTTCacctggagggggcggggacggGGACGGGAAGGGAGGGGCCAATGCAGACACGtggggcaggtgggcggggcaTGGGGGCCAGGGGAAAGGGAGTAGGGGCACAGGGCACAgacagagggggtgggggtggggggagagaaagcagGTGGTCACTGGGGCCTTCCCATACCAGCCTACTCTGGGTGGACTACGCCCCCAAATTATAAACACTTGTACACCGCTGAAGCTCACTCTGTCCTAGGCTGGCTGAACAGATTGGCAGAAGGAGGGGGGAACTTGGGGGTACAATTGAATCTCCCCTCTTGGTCCTCATAGCCAAATTCATGGCCTCAGTAAGCTTTTTTGTGCGGGTTTTCTTCAACTGGATCTCAGGTCCTGCGGTCTGACCTGAGATCCAGGTCGTGCATCCAACTGTCACCATTGCCTGGCACAGCCTCGGAAACAGTCCGAGTGCGCCCACAGAGACCCAGTCCTCGTCAGCTCCTCCGGGCAGAGGCCTCTCCGCACCACCCCGCAGCAGGGCCACCCGCATCCACCAAAGCAGAGGGGCGGTGCTGAAGGCGAACCCCGCCCCATGCTTTTCTCTCGCCTGCCCTCTCTCACCCGCACTGTGGCGCTGTCTGGACAGCAGCGCCCTCACCCCTGGCTGCCCAGGacagccacctgcctccttgCTCACCCCAGGGTGAGGGTGGCTGGAGCTCACCAGATGCTTCAGGCCGAGGAAACCCCCGCTCCCTCGGTCTTCCTGCCTTGGGGCCCCGCCCTAAtgtgtgcagggctggggacAACAGGATGAATGGAAGGCTCTGGCTCATAGCTCCCAGGGTTCTGGGTATGGGCAGGCGCTGCAGCCTGGGCCCCACTCAGCAGACAGCTCCCCACTTGCCAATACTTGGGCCGGGGCTTTTGAATAACAATAGTGGTCTGTGCAGTGTGGGGAGGCCCAGGCAGGTCCTGGAAGTGGGCTTGGGGCTGTTGGCagggaattctgggcttctgatgGCAGGGGAAACTGGTGGTCGTCAGAGTCCTCCACACCTGCTACCCCCAACCCCGCAGGACAGGGCCCGCTGTCACTGCCCAGCACCCAGTCCTTCAAACCCCTTCCAAGTCTGTggagcagggcggggcaggggctgggagggaagcTCCGTAAACCTGAGGGTGATGAGGTCTCTCCTCTGAGTAGGAAGGAGTGCTTCCCCCACAAAAGGCAAGTCAGAGCCCCAAGAGAATCACTTATAGGCATTAAAAATGCCTGCAGGAAGGGGAGATTGGCATTGGTGCCCCAGCTGGAAaactcatatgagcactggttcaagtcctggccgatccactcccaatccagctccttgctaaagcagtggaagatggcccaagtgcaagtacttgggcccctgcacccacatgggagaccaggatgaagttcaaggctcctggcttcagcctttgcaCTCACCTAACCTCTGGACTGGGCTAGTGCCACTGCCCAGGAGCCCCTCTGTGACCTGAGGGCGGCAGCTTCACCTCGTGACACTGAGGAGCCATGGGACAGCTTCTGCTCTCTGAGCTAGAGGGGACCCGGGAGGCCTCCTCATCCTTGCCTTTCAGGGCCCTCTGCTCCAGGGCGCATCCCTTCCTGCCTGCACAGGCTGCCCCTGCTCCAGGCAAGGCGCTCCCTGGGACGCGAGTCTCTTGCTCCTAGGACAGGGGCCTGCAGATGCTGTGGCCTGACTTGTTTTCCAGCTGGGTTTATGGAACAAGGTCTGTTTTGTACAAAGCAGGGATCCGCTGTACATAAACAACCCTGGGCCAGTTATTGAACCTCTCTGAGGCTCAGTTTTCTTACAGGGGGATAATGTTCCCAATAAAGCCATCCACTAAAGATTAAACGACGGACAGGCATTGCAGTGTGGAGCATTACTGAAATGCTGGGTCCAGTCCTAAGCCGCTttccttccaattcagcttcctgctaatgtgcctgggaaaccaatagatgatggcccctgatagccacatgggagaccaggatggagttcctggctcctagcttcagcctggctcaacctggctattgtggccacttggggagtgaaccagaggatggaggacttatctctctctctctttctccctctctctccctccttccctctctctccctccccactccctgtttctctttcaagtaaataaataaatcttttttaaaaagactaagtAAGCTAATGGATGTGTCTGCTTTAAATCTTGAGCAAGTTATTTTTCTgtgcgcctctctctctctttttaagagttacattatttatctgaaaggcagagttactgagaaagagagagagagagagagagagagagagatatcttccatccactgcttcactccccaaatatccaaaatagctggggctgggccagacagaagccaggagcctcatctggatctcccatgtgggtgcaagaaactaagctcttgggccatcttccattgctttcccaactgtgttaccagggagctggatcagaagaacagtcaggacttaaaTTGGtgccctgtgatgctggcatcacaggtgctgacttaacctgccatgccataaGGTATAATGCCAgtccctgtctccttctctttaaaGTGGAAACAATACAGGCCCattgtataataataataataataacaacaacaacaacaacaacaacaacaaaaatgctcCTCACCCTGGTTCCTGGCACAGAACTCCTAAATCCTTGGGATTTCTTAGGGGATGGCTGTGTTTTTGCTCTTCATAGGAGCCCCTTTGACCACACCTAGATTCATGCTTGTGATCCTTTGGGATGGACCTGGTCTCATAAAGACCAAACAAGTGATCAGAAGGGGGGAACTTTCAGCCACCTAGTCCCACCTCCAGGGAGAGAAGCAGGCTGAAAGTTgggttattaaaaaaaatttttttaaacaagagagagagagagagagagagagagagagagagagagatcttccatccacaggttcactccaaATGTCgccaacagtcagggctgcatcaggctgaagccaggggcccagaactccatcatcatcttccatgtggatggcaggggcccagctacctgagccatcaccactgcctgcagcagaaccaggactgaagcaggcgctctgatgtggtatcccacatggcatcttaaccgctgtgccaggGCCAGCTCCCCTATAAAAACTCTTGGAAAAAAAGCAATGTGGGGAACTTCCAGGATGAGGCAGCAGAGAAGGCATGGGAGCACCCAGCACCTTCCTTTCACCTTGCCCCGAGCACCCTGTCCATTGGCCGTCCCTGACAAGTGTCCTTTACGATAAACCAGCACTCGTAACTGGAGtgttttcctgagttctgtgagtcaGTCTAGTGAATTAACAAACCAGCGGAGGAGACTGTGGGAGCCCGCAAATGCAGGGCCATTCATTCGGAAGCACAGGGGTCTCCTGGCACTTGTGACTGGCATCTGCCATGGCCCTGTCTTGTGGGAGCATGCCCTCGACTTGTGGGTCTATGCTGTCTCTGAGCAGTGGGGTCAGAACAGAGTCGTTGGGCAGGCAGAAAGTGCTGGAGAACTGGAGAGTCGGCTGGTGGCATTTTGGAACACAGCACACATTTGGTGTTAGAAGGAAAACCATGCACCCATGCCACAAGGTTGTGGTGAGGGCTGAGCTAGTTAGAATTTGTCAGGCTTTGGAGCAGGGCCTGGTGCCAAGGAAGCGAGGAGGCGCCCAGCAAGTGATGGCTATGGGGTACCTGGAAAAGGTCTCTGGGGGGGAGATCAGGTAGCTTTGGGGGTGGGATGAACATTTGGCATGGCGGTTACGCGgctacctgggacacctgcatcccagatcagaggctgtggttcaagtctcagttctgcttccagtccagcttcctgctatcatcctgggaggcagcaggtgatggctcaaatactcaggtgcctgccacccatgtgggagacctcacatgggttacaggcatttgggggaataggCCAATGGGATGAAGATCTCtcgttctcgctctctctctctgcctttcaagtacagtaaaaatcaataaattaaaaaaattttaagttctaGAACTTTGTAGTTGGATGccttagtgccagcatccccctAAGCCACTCCCTGCCTCTGGGGTACCCCTTCTCCTTTCCTAGCCTCTCTCCGCAGCTGGCACTGACTGGTGCCCTCTCTCTTAGCCCTGCGTTTATTTGTTCTGGTTTCCTGCAGCTTCGAGTCTTTCCTTCATGCTTATCCGAATTCCTCCAAATGCGGCTTTCCCTCTAGCAGCCTACAAGCCTCATACCCCAGGGAGTCCCCAGGTTGCCAGGACGAGGGAGGAGTGGCCTGGTCCCCCGCTCTTACCTGGGTCTCGGACAGGTTCAGCTGGCGAGCCAGCTCCGTGCGCTCACGGCCCACCACGTACTGGCAGcgctggaactccatctccagGCGGTACAGCTGCTCGGCTGTGAAGGATGTGCGCGTCCGCTTGGGCCGGTCCAGGTCCAGGCCCTTGGGCAGAACGATTTCCCGGATGGTCCCTTTGGCATCTGTGGGAGCCGTGAAGGGAGCCAGGTTAGTTCACCAGCTGAGGAGCTGGCTCCCTGAGAAGCATCTGAGCTAGAGGCCATACGATCTAGCAAGGAGCGCTTTGgacctgggcctggctgtgtgaccccTGAGAAGGTGCTCGTCCTCTCTGGGTCCAGCTTCCTTGACCCCCAATGCAGGATGCTGTATCTAATGGGTAAACGTAATGAATGGACCTCAGGACAAATGGCAGGTGTGCCGTGAGAGGGCCTGCACAGAAAGGACTCGCTCGGACCCACCCAGACTGTGCTTCCTCAGTAGAGGAAGGAACAGATGTAAAGAAATGGACTGAGTCTTCaaggacaaagggagagagaggctggcattgGGTGTGATCAGCAAGGGAGGCCTACTGGAGAAGATCCCCGAACCACGTCTTCAGCCGTCCGCCTGTGTGTGCATggcatatgcatgtgtgtgtgtgtacaggtaaGCATTGTGCACATATGAAGAGGTTGTCTGGGTGAGGGAGAGGACAGGCTAGTGAGTGGGGGGGTCCCCAGGAGCTGCCCAAGGACAACTGCTACCACATTAGCGCCTTCCAGAGGGGGGACTGCCCCTCTCCATGAACGGTAGGGCCATCAGCTGGGTGCTGAACCAGTGCCCTCCACACACAGCATCTGCAATATGTTGGAGCCCACATAAGAGGGATGGAAAACTCCCCGGGCCGCGTCTACCACACATTCCCAGGGAAAGAACTTAGCACAACTGTAGCTGGAGGTGACTGTAGCTGTGTGCACACAGTCACGCTTTCATTCACCGTGGGACGCGTCCTGAGACCGAGGCAGTGGGGGCCTTGCTGTTGTGGGACTATCGCAGAGTGTGCTTCCCCAGACCTACGTGGTGGAGGTTCCAGCATTCAACAGAGCCTCTTGCAGTCGAGACTTGGCAGGCACGAGATGCAACGTAGTCTCCTCTCATCACGATTAAGTACCAGGTACTGCACAAAAGTGTATGTGCTGTAATTCCCGAGACTGGCCGTGCTGGAGGCCTGTTTGCACCAGCAGCACTGTGAACACGCGAGTGATGTATTGTGCTATGACACAACAGCTGCTCCTCTAGGCAACGGGAACCTTCCAGCTCCATTTTACTCTGGTGACCCCTGCTGTGTCCAGTCCATCCCTGACGGAAATGTcattctgtggcacagcagctagaGGGGTGGCGATGATCCCCATTTGAGTCACACACACTGATGGCTTCAAATGAGGTGACCAGAATACTTTAACAATTACATTGTAAAAATAGGCAGCATTGTATCCTGTAGAATGTACCAAGCCACTCCCAGCAGATGATGTTGGTAACAGGGAAGCTGCGGGAGCAGTAAGTTACCATTCCGGTGGCAACAGAGAGCTCACCACTTCCAGGCAGCCTTGAAGAAGCCCAGGAACAAAGCAGCCTCCGCAGCTGCAGGACCTCCACCTGCCTCCAGGGGGCGAGAACGGTTAGAATTTGCAATATGGCCAGACGTGGTGGTGCTGGGGCTGCTCTTATCTGGTTGTCAAAGCAGACACGTCTGCAGAGCTtgctctgggccaggcactgtggtaagCACTTTATCTGTGGTAAGCACAATATCTCAACGAAGGTGAAACCACAAtcattccatttcacagatgaggaaatggcgGACCACCTTAAGTACTGCTGGTGGTCAGGAACCTCTAAAACACCCTCATTTTACATAATAAACATCCTCTTGGTAATCCTTACTAATGCAATTGATGAGATATAATGAAGAGAACATTTTCTaaaaacttattttgaaaggcagtgtgacagagagggagacacacatacacccatacacacacacacacacacacacacacagatcttccacctcctggttcactcctcaaatggtcacaacaggtggggctgagccaggcca
This region includes:
- the VAX2 gene encoding ventral anterior homeobox 2 encodes the protein MGDGGAERDRGPARRAESGVGGRREGDLGGAEDSRAVAGGQSPREVAGTSASSPAGSRESGADSDGQPGSGEADHCRRILVRDAKGTIREIVLPKGLDLDRPKRTRTSFTAEQLYRLEMEFQRCQYVVGRERTELARQLNLSETQVKVWFQNRRTKQKKDQSRDLEKRASSSASEAFATSNILRLLEHGRLLSVPRAPSLLTLTPGLPSLPAGPRGTSLGDPRNSSPRLHPLPAAAASPPLPPPLPAVCFSAAPLLDLSPGYELGSSAFEPYSRLDRKVGSPGGGKKAST